AGGTTCGTAATGTAAAAAATTTCGGTGACCGGCCTCAACGTGTGCGGTCAAGGCTGATCCTGTATTTTTTATGCTCTGGGCGAAACTATCAAAATTGCCCTTGCATATTTTTTAAAATGATTTATAAAGGATAAATATATCTAAATTAACCTAATCATGTCAGAATTTTGTTAGAtacataaatgataaatgataaatgataaatgatactacttaaattaaaaattttattagATACATGTGATTATTTTATTAGATAAATGTGACTATTTTATTAGATACATGTGATTATTTTATTCAAAATATGACTTTGCGTATTCTTTTAAATTAACAAGCATGTGGCCAATCGCGCGTTGAGGCGGCCACCTTGAAAATTATTCACGTGCAGATGGTGCAATTGTGGGTACATATATTGTATTAAAAGACCCCCTTTTGTAACCTGTCTCTAAATACATCGTAATTCTCTTACTAATTACATTGTAGTTACATAGTTAAGGCTAATATACAATCAAAAGTTAGCATTGTTTTAGTACGTTAATGTTAAAGAGGGAGTACTTGTGAATTTTTGTTTACGTTTTTCACATACGTTTTTTTGTTTATGTATAAACATTTATTTTTATGTTCTACACGTATAAATGTAAAAATTACTTTTTACGTTTATGTTTTTTTGTTTGTTTACGTTTAAACATTTTTGTTTACCagcaaaattatttttattaaaaaacccCCACTAACAAGGCGCTAGAGAGAGAAAAAACAAGAATACAACGAGACTTACAACGGCTTCATGAGCCAATAGTCCATACGAATATTAAACTTTCATCTATTACGAAGCCAATTAAATGAAAAACTTCATATAGAATCAAAAAGGAACGCTTTCTTCATCGAATTGGACCCGAACAACTTGCTATTGCGAAATCTCCAAATATGCCATAATAAGGAAGCCACAAAAACATAAAGCTTTGTCTTCGAATCTGATGCACCCGACCATGAGTCGAACCACGATACCCATTCTGACCATGAGCTACAATCACGAGCAACATCCATGTCCACCCAAATCTTGACCTTGAGCCATAGTTCTTTAGCCATTACGCAACCAAATAATAGATGATCCAAAGATTCCACATTATAGTCGCATAAAGGGCAACCAATATCCTCGATATCCATACCTCTAGCCAAAAAATTAAGACGAGTTGGAAGCCTGTTCCAAGCAACTCTCCATATAAAAACGTTAATCTTGCGAGGAAGTTGTTTGACCCAACGAGTAGCCAAATTCCAGCTCGGTAGAATACTAATATCAATTAGTGCTCGGATGTCACGAACCTTGTAAACTCCCTCGTTAGATAATGACCAAACTTTTCGATCTACATCATTGTTTAAAGAAATATTGTCCAGCTCAATTTTCATCTCCTGCAACAATGATGAATAACGTGGCCCAATTGGTCTAACCCATTCCCAGGCCCATTCACCATTATGGACCCGGTCATCAATCGAGCAATCCCCATTAACGTCCAAGTGGAATAATCGGTGGTATTTAGAACAAAGTGGCACGTTCGCTTTCCAATTATCTTTCCAAAAACTCGatgttaacccattaccgaatttAACCTGAATTACATCATTAGGGATAATTTGCAAAACTTTCAATTTATGAAAAGCTTGAATGATATTCGTCCAGGTTGATGACCCATTTCGGTTATAGCCTTCTAACCCACCTTAACCCCCATAGATGGCACGAATCACTCTAACCCAAAGAAAGTCATCACAAGCGTAAAATCTCCATATCCATTTGAGATGGAGAGCATAATTAAAAAATGCTCTTACACTACCAATATTCAAACCGCCATTTTCGAAGGAATTTAAAGTTTGCTCCCACTTTATCCAATACATATTTTTCTTGTCCGAGTTCGAACCCCAAAAGAATGAAGCACGAAAACCTTCTATCTCATTAATGACAGATTCCGGGCACTTAAATAGCGAAAAAAATATATACCCAACGAACCTAATACCGATCTAATAAGAGTGAGGCGACCccctgttaggaagaggggatcgcctggacgttgggagatataaatttgagagaaaaacaactctattactcacaagaatagatttacagagtattacaaaactcttacaaaaaaaaaaactctcaaactcacacacactctctaggttgtgattacacttctctgagtgatttaggatgatttacaactgaggtttgcacctctatttatagtaaaaattctatggcggtggaatggtgtgaacggagaaggttggcggccgtcatcgtcatcaactttgctacttccatatgagttgtcaaggttgcctactttgaatatctagaaggtgggcttctagattgtaggctggaaatcttcaattctccccctccagccgaatccacgaacattccagttatgtctctgcataactccaacttctctcgagtcaccacctttgttaacatatctgcaggattctcctttgtatggatcttcactagtctcaacagttgtcgatcaattacctcgagtatccaatgatagcgaatatcaatatgttttgtacgggaatggtacatggagttcttactcaaatctagagcactctgactgtcacaatgtaccttgtactccttttgcttgattccaaattcttggagataacgctttaaccacaacatttctttttcagcttatgcggcagcaatatactctgcttcagttgtggataatgcaacacacttttgtagtcttgactgccatgaaacagctcctcctgcaaaagtgtaaatgaatcctgaagtagatttcctactatcaggatctccggcgatatccgcatctgtatagccttccaagattagatcagctcccccgtaacaaagacgtagattctttgtacctttaagatatctgagaatccatttaaccgcattccaatgctctttcccggggttggagagaaaacgactcaccgttcccacttcatgagcaatatcgggccttgtacacaccatcgcatacatcaaacttccaactgctgaagaatatggtactgaagacatctccccgatctcttccttggatgagggacaagaactcttgcttaacttgaaatggttggctaatggaatgctaacaggtttggcattgttcatattgaaacgtgaaagcactcgttcaatatacttctcctgagatagccataaccttttattcttcctgtctcgggttatctgcattcccaaaatctattgagcctgtcctaagtttttcatgtcaaaagacttagagagttccttcttcagttggttgatcttcgttgcgtctttccctacgatcaaaatatcgtctacatatagtagaagagcaacgaaatctccttcagaaaacttctgaatgtagacacactcatctgctgcagttttcttgtatccgtgactcaccatgcacgagttaaacttcttgtaccactgcctaggtgcctgcttcaaaccatacaaacttttctttagcttgcatacgaggttatctactgaaacctcaaaaccttctggctgctccatgtaaatttcttcatgtaaatctccatgaagaaaagttgtctttacatccatctgttcaagctccaagttcatacttgcgaccaatccaagtatgactctaattgaagtcatcttgactactggtgaaaatatctcgtcaaaatcaatccctttcttctgttggaatcctttgactacaagccgtgctttgtatttcaccacttttccactaccatcctttttcagcttgaacacccatttatttttcagtgcctacttcccgcgtggaagttctacaatctcataagtttgatttttctgcagagaatccatctcatcctgcattgcgagcaaccatttttctttatccttatgagttactgcttcatgaaaactctcaggttctccatcttcagtaagtagaaggtactcggattctggatatctactcgatggaatccgacctcgttcagatctacgaacttctggaacattctgaggagatccaccatcatcttcgccttgtgatggtcctggaacatctggcagatggggttgtggctccccctgctcagcaccatcattttcctcattatcttctacttctggcatttcttcttgcactgaaaattcatttctcatgaatgattccgttgttgcctctggcacctgagcagcaacatttgacttctgagatattgtgggcttttcaatatcttctattgtctggctttcatggaacaccacgtccctacttctgatcacctttttctcctttggatcccataatctgtatccaaactcttcatctccatagcctatgaatatgcatggagtggtccttgcatccagcttctgcctgagctccttggatacatgtgcgtacgccaaacatccaaatactcttaagtgagagtatgatggatcctttccagaccaaagtttctccggaacttcaaaattcagtggtactgatggagaacggttgatcaagtaacatgcggctctgactgcttctctccagaatggctttggcagcttagccatactgagcatgctccgaacacgttccatgattgttcggttcattctttctgctataccattgtgttgaggggtacgtgggaccgtcttctcatgtcggatgccatatgatctgcaataggcatcgaactgcctggaagagtattcaccgccgttatcggatcgaagacactttaacttctttcctgtctcacgttctaccatgacatggaactgtttgaagtaatcgaacacctggtccttcgtccgtaagaaatatacccacacctttcgagaagtatcatcgataaacgtcagaaaatatcgattgccgccaattgattcaacctctaagggaccgcaaacatcagagtgtaccagactgagtaactttgattttctcattgaagaggaattaaatgagactctatgctgcttaccaaacagacaatgattgcaaggatctagtgcagcgtccttgtctacattgataagctccttctttattagggtagacaaccctttctcactcatgtgaccgagtctctggtgccataaattttgtgaagcctccttttctgcaacattaatactgtctttgcagatcttcacatgagtcttgtacagtgtgccacaaatgtgtcctcgagcgactatcatagcgcctcttgacaatttccatgtgcctttactgaaatgactatctgatgttttagcagaggggtataaaaatactattaaatttagcaggaaaatactattaaatacgatacaattttacacaagatatttatttatttagagaatggatatacttaaaccttgctacaacacttataggcagtgtacctaatcgtacagtagtgtagtttttagtaagtccggttcgttccacagggaatctttttaaacaaagcttaacgctatattagtttacttttataaaaatacaaatatatatatatataagtaatattattattataaaggggggtttttaccgtttaatgaccggtttgtcgattttaaaactttagtcgcagttaaaaccaaatgtaaaatattaaaaataaatacaagacttaaattaaagcgtaaagtaaataacgataatgaaattgcgaataataaaagtgcgataaaataaacttgcgataattaaaaaatacgataattaaaagtgcaaataaataaaataacaataaaaatgcgataattagaagtgcaattaaatataaaataaaggaaattaaatatgaaataaaagaattatgcttatttaaacttccgtaatcatgatgtttgacgtgttgattttagttttatgcccatgggttaattgtcctttgtcctggattatttaatatgtccgtctggtttttgtccataacagtccatcagtcataaatataaagtgcgagtatcctcgtcaaattatccttatacctgaagttaaatattccaactaattggggacttaaactgtaacaagattttaatactttgtttaataattacaccaggatgtcgactgagtataatccaaggttttaatattttgttatcaattataccaagtgtccttgtacatagtttcacccctgttttaattattctagtggctattaatccattcccgtgtccggttaaatgaacgattattcgtacatataaataccccgcccatcgtgtccgatcgagtgtatatggtaatttatagggacgcccaattgtaaatctttatattaacattaacaaactatcatttagttaaacaaatataaagcccattaatagcccatagtctaatttccacaagtatcgttcttttgtccaaaccccaattatggtacaaagcccaattacccaattttagtagttagcccaacatcatgattacttcgttttaaataagcataataataacttagctacgagacattaaattaaaaaggttgaacataacttacaatgattaaaaatagcgtagcgttacacggacagaatttcgacttacacccttacaatattcgctaacatacccttattattaggatttaaaattaaaattaaaattaaaattaaaatataaatataaatatatacgatatagatagaagaTGGATATATGAGTTatcaaaaatgatcagaattcggttggctttatagggaattgcagaatttggggctccgcgactcgcggccctttttgccttcaaactccgcgagtcgcggagtttgtaaatacagctcacacaatttggagtctttcttgccgacagtttttatttatttatataatatataaataattataagaattatttaaatattatattatatttatgtgcatagttgacttgtaatttttagtccgttgcgtcgagcgttgagagttgactcatgtcccggttccggattttcaaacgtccttgcgtacaatttaatatcttgtactttgcgttttgaatcttgtactcttgtaatttctagacgtttcttatcaataattggaacctctttgattgtattttgtacttttgagctttttggtcgtttgcgtcttcaattcgtcgaatctgtcttttgtcttcaccttttattatttaaacgaatatcacttttaaatagaacaattgcaactaaaagcttgtctttcttgaggaataatgctatgaaatatatgttcgtttttagcattatcaaatattcccacacttgagcgttgcttgtcctcaagcaatatcgtcttgaaatactagaatcacttctttattcttcacactttgtacatcagtgatttctatacggcggtatgaacaatggtagtaacgatatggtttacagtcccacatgactataaaaatttaggtccattaaggaaattggatctttatgaaaacatttgatcttttgaaaattaaatctagtttttaccctagataagttttccggaataaccctttaccggtgtttgcaaaatatttttgtgggtttggtgggtttcagatttgaaaattttagctcaaaacttatggttttgtgtcacccacttgctaaccttgtatttggaaagcaacacatccagtttacttgtcccgtatattacctttcggtaaactaccgtccggttgtaaaggaaagcgttgaacaagcaactgttaaggcaatgtcccctgacatgcttttaattatggtctataacgtgtcggacgcaattactatccttggtaggagcaatagtaaagctcacccttatgattttttggtctggcacaaggtcctgtctttgaccactatgcaaccaccgttcttacggttgacacccgatttagttcaggtgacctaatgaattccaggtgaattcctaggattttacgttcaatggtaatgaacgcattgaaaatagggttttcagaaaacaaatcggtttgtaattttgatcaaaatattttctcgttcaagctcgagtttagatatcattgaattccatgagtttgaattctcaatctttaaggtcaatctcaaggattgagtaatatcagtcttaaaagctgatttttgatctttaaggagattatcctttctggggatctgattcattagtcttatcaagctaatttgcatggtgcccccccattgtacgagataaatccttctcatggttaggataaatctgaccacttggcgtccctgtttgatgctgaggtccgtggatttcctgctgattttagtgatgacttttctagatttttcgtcaacctacagctggtctggacgacaacttcctgacttaaatcaagaagcgcgtgtctttttcgaaagactttacttccttttaatgatggaattgattcatcgtgtagatccatctttcttacagtaaatcaggtaaaactttttagtttagtccaaagaaaaagtattttcagttatttgtacaaaaatatgtgatatatgttttgaataacttggagaattttctcacacttggcttttattttcctttttattgtcctctattccattttaaatgaattttaacattttggtttgtttctcaatttatgtcctttctgaggtaacaataatttcggtgttaaaacctagttttatcgttcataaatatgtataaacatgattttgagttcatttaattgaaaattttgaaaaattttactagaattgggtagtcagtatataagactagggctgttctttattatcagagagcactagattctaatacaactactactttactagtatttctaatggtaaccaagtgtataaagtaaaaattttaaaattcgaaagaatttaaccccttcccacacttaagatcttgcaatgccctcatttgcaagaaatcagtaacaatttaaattattgagggtgatttgtgtgaaaatgattaaatttttaccaaagtttccaaatatattggcgtttgtttgctgaataataaatggtgcacatcatttgttcattccgtcttgttgttatttcacatatattttgcatcttgtcgtcaaaattagttgcttttgctgaacttaatgccagtctttgaaaatgcgttgttttaccctgttgtgtacataagataaactgcaaacatatatacatatttttgaagtttggtatattaccccacattcaaaaattattaaaatctaagaataaaagttagaaaattataaaaactattacaatattaacataagtattaaacgtatcaacattacaaattacaaaataaataaaactaagtagactatggatgatattgataccaataggggttccaagcataaccataggtgctatagaatgcttcggcagggttatacgtatgatacggtggttgcatctctatagaccagggagggaatatgggttttggtgtaggaatatagtttctacctatatgttggcaatgagctatgatttggttttgatgaacttgccaatcttcaaatgctctctgtctagcattttcgtactcctgtgaagctataaacctttgcatttcttgcatttcatttccccctcctacattaccttgctgttggtttctctcaacctgtggatgtctaccatggtattgtactgcggcgttatttcacctcttcaaaactttcgcaccatggtatacatttaaacctatagtatcgcggggttctggttcttcgactaataatcccccccgacttatatccacaccgagatattcagcaatcaaagtaataaaaataccacctcctattatgctatgcggtctcatccccctaaccatagctgataaataataacccacacaataaggtatacttacagcgctttgtgggtctcgaatacacatatggtaaaacaaatcctgttcatttaccttttccttgttcttacctctttgtgtaatcgaattagctaaaaacctatgaatcactcttaattcagctctatctatatccaaataagagtaatttccccctttgaatcggcgatggcttgtcatttgactccatacaccatgtgtatcaaaattttcatctatctttctaccatttagtatcaaccctctacaatcagcagatgctaactcctcaggcgtatatatacgtaaagcctgagccatgtctagtaaagacatgtggcgcatcgaacctcctaacaaaaatctaataaaagatcgatcggttaaactagctacccgatcatttaattctatactacacaacaattcttcacaccatactttatatacaggtctacgcatggtgaataaacgtacccagtcattaaaagtagaattaccatacctctgtgcaagtaattccctaattggcccggccaattctacagcttctaatggtccccattctatgaccctaggtacctcaacaactttagaatgaagagtatgcaaacccctttggtattt
This genomic window from Rutidosis leptorrhynchoides isolate AG116_Rl617_1_P2 chromosome 2, CSIRO_AGI_Rlap_v1, whole genome shotgun sequence contains:
- the LOC139888958 gene encoding uncharacterized protein; translated protein: MGVKVKFGNGLTSSFWKDNWKANVPLCSKYHRLFHLDVNGDCSIDDRVHNGEWAWEWVRPIGPRYSSLLQEMKIELDNISLNNDVDRKVWSLSNEGVYKVRDIRALIDISILPSWNLATRWVKQLPRKINVFIWRVAWNRLPTRLNFLARGMDIEDIGCPLCDYNVESLDHLLFGCVMAKELWLKVKIWVDMDVARDCSSWSEWVSWFDSWSGASDSKTKLYVFVASLLWHIWRFRNSKLFGSNSMKKAFLFDSI